The genomic segment CGGAGACGACGGCCCTGACCGCCTCCACGAGCTGGCGGGCGGGCACGTCTTTGAGCAGGAACCCAACCGCACCGGCCTGCAGGGCGGCGAACACGTACTGGTCGAGGTCGTAGGTGGTCAAGATCACCACCTTGGTCTCCGGGAGCAGATCGCTGATTGACTTGGTTGCCTCGATCCCGTCCAGCTTGGGCATCCTGATGTCCATCAGCACCACGTCGGGTCGCAGCCGCCTGGCCGCGGCCACCGCCTCCAGGCCGTCCCCGGCCTCGCCGACCACCTCGAGGTCGGCCTCGGCGTCGACGAGCACTCGGAACCCCGACCGCACCAGTTCCTGGTCGTCGGCCAGCAGCACCGTAACCGTCATTCCGCAGCCAGCGGGAGTGCGGCGCTGACCGCGAACCCGCTGTCCTCGCGGGGGCCGGCCTGCAACGAACCCCGGAACACCGCGACTCGTTCGCGCATCCCGGC from the Actinomycetota bacterium genome contains:
- a CDS encoding response regulator transcription factor; translation: MTVTVLLADDQELVRSGFRVLVDAEADLEVVGEAGDGLEAVAAARRLRPDVVLMDIRMPKLDGIEATKSISDLLPETKVVILTTYDLDQYVFAALQAGAVGFLLKDVPARQLVEAVRAVVSGGALLSPQITLRMIREFARRPSRQRRDELLSALTARETEVLTLIAIGLANHEIADRLVISDATVKTHVARILQKLGLRDRVQAVVLSYESGVVEVGADDS